One Sulfuricurvum sp. DNA window includes the following coding sequences:
- a CDS encoding pseudouridine synthase translates to MLIYDNPSFLLLTKNAGANFHSEDSAGFVVQMSKQFGIPLFPVHRLDKMTSGLVILAKNSETAAQFGKMFENREIEKYY, encoded by the coding sequence ATGCTAATCTATGACAACCCCTCTTTTCTCCTACTCACCAAAAATGCAGGTGCCAACTTCCACTCCGAAGACTCGGCAGGGTTTGTCGTGCAAATGTCCAAGCAGTTCGGCATCCCCCTTTTCCCCGTTCATCGTCTCGACAAAATGACTTCCGGACTGGTGATTCTCGCCAAAAATTCCGAAACGGCGGCGCAGTTTGGGAAAATGTTTGAAAACCGAGAGATCGAGAAATACTACC